The Parafrankia discariae genome includes a window with the following:
- the secF gene encoding protein translocase subunit SecF, whose protein sequence is MSLIGRLYRSEFNADFVGRRRVWYIVSGTLITICALSMIFRGFTLGIEFSGGAVFQFPSNGGTVEQVDSLLRDNGIDVSDSVVQQLETSHQFRVQTPTLTDQQTEALQQDFATHFKVTNPDENIAVSTVGSSWGSTITSKAIQGLIVFLVLVMIYLSIRFEWKMAAAAMAALVHDLIVTMGVYSLVGFEVTPSTVIAVLTILGFSLYDTVVVFDRVRENTAGMATSSRRTYAEATNDALNETLVRSLNTSLIALIPVASLLFVGAGLLGAGTLKDLALAQFVGIASGTYSSLFFATPLLVDLKRGEPAVRALDARVMRARASAARAAKTTEPGGGGRSVGRGGADPGTSAPPADQDSGRRDDGREPADTVGVATGMRAAPAGAASGAAGRGGLPSAQRRAPNRKPSQRGRPSGKKRR, encoded by the coding sequence ATGTCGTTGATAGGTCGGCTCTACCGCAGCGAGTTCAACGCCGACTTCGTCGGCCGCCGCCGGGTCTGGTACATCGTGTCCGGTACGTTGATCACGATCTGCGCGCTCAGCATGATCTTTCGGGGGTTCACCCTGGGCATCGAGTTCTCCGGCGGCGCCGTCTTCCAGTTTCCGTCGAACGGCGGGACGGTCGAGCAGGTCGACAGCCTCCTGCGCGACAACGGGATCGACGTGTCCGACAGCGTCGTCCAGCAGCTGGAGACGTCCCACCAGTTCCGGGTGCAGACGCCCACGCTGACCGACCAGCAGACCGAGGCGTTGCAGCAGGACTTCGCGACCCACTTCAAGGTCACCAACCCGGACGAGAACATCGCCGTCTCGACCGTCGGGTCGTCCTGGGGTTCGACGATCACGAGTAAGGCGATCCAGGGCCTGATCGTGTTCCTGGTTCTGGTGATGATCTATCTGTCGATCCGGTTCGAGTGGAAGATGGCGGCCGCGGCGATGGCCGCGCTGGTCCATGACCTCATCGTCACGATGGGCGTCTACTCGCTCGTCGGCTTCGAGGTCACCCCGTCCACGGTCATCGCCGTCCTGACCATCCTCGGCTTCTCGCTGTACGACACGGTGGTCGTCTTCGACCGGGTCCGTGAGAACACGGCGGGGATGGCGACGTCCTCGCGGCGCACCTACGCCGAGGCGACGAACGACGCGCTCAACGAGACGCTGGTCCGCTCGCTGAACACGTCGCTGATCGCGCTCATCCCGGTGGCCTCGCTGCTGTTCGTCGGCGCCGGCCTGCTGGGCGCGGGCACGCTCAAGGACCTCGCCCTCGCCCAGTTCGTCGGTATCGCCTCGGGCACGTACTCGTCGCTGTTCTTCGCCACCCCGCTGCTGGTCGACCTCAAGCGCGGCGAGCCGGCGGTGAGGGCGCTCGACGCCCGGGTCATGCGGGCCCGGGCGAGCGCCGCCCGCGCGGCCAAGACGACCGAGCCCGGGGGCGGCGGCCGATCGGTGGGACGCGGCGGAGCGGACCCGGGAACGTCGGCCCCGCCGGCCGACCAGGACTCCGGCCGGCGCGACGACGGCCGGGAGCCGGCGGACACCGTCGGCGTCGCCACCGGGATGCGCGCGGCGCCGGCCGGGGCCGCGAGCGGCGCGGCCGGGCGTGGTGGCCTGCCGTCGGCCCAGCGCCGCGCCCCGAACCGCAAACCGTCCCAGCGCGGCCGACCGAGCGGCAAGAAGCGACGCTAG
- the secD gene encoding protein translocase subunit SecD, with protein sequence MARRSARASGGVSVGARLGVLGALLALLYGLMAVTGLWTPKLGLDLQGGTSVILTPRSITGGSVDNGALNKAVDIIRERVDGLGVAEAEVRRAGDTIEISVPGRGRNDVVDLVGQTAELRFREVYGSDVAQSAPAPAATATPAPGATPAPTATPAPGATPAPADIAPAPTGTGAPASQRPAALGPVPGSGEQPGLVAQPASFTNGAGGSGPRVELAAATSQSGSPAPAAAPTPSAPAATQPAATDPAAATDPAAAAADPNAPTPPADVATKFANLTCSATGVRSTSVSLDRPEDWIAACDRSGTTKYLLMPAALVGTDVSTASAGLLSTGGTSSVTTGEWVVNVDFTGSGQSKFTSLTEKTIGKQVAIVLDGIVQSAPQTNERIAGSAQISGSFSQSDAEDLANVLRFGALPLAFERSQAESVSPTLGQESLHGGLLAGAIGLALVILYSFLYYRALGIVVIASLGVSAALIYASVVLLGDAIGFTLTLAGIAGLIVSIGVTADSFVVYFERIKDEVRAGRSVRTSVERAWPAARRTMLSADTVSFLAAAVLYVLSVGSVRGFAFTLGLSTLIDVLIMFIFTRPLVTALVRRPFFSTSRFSGLTVRSVGGAAAADRPRLARRVDVSKPGGAAGAGSARAGSDTEGGDPSATGDLDPPDPGPRLEEPGTGPRVAGRRTAGQRREH encoded by the coding sequence TTGGCACGTCGCTCGGCACGAGCCTCCGGAGGCGTCTCCGTCGGCGCCCGACTCGGAGTACTCGGTGCTCTGCTCGCCCTCCTCTACGGCCTGATGGCCGTCACCGGGCTCTGGACGCCCAAACTCGGCCTGGACCTCCAGGGCGGGACCAGCGTCATCCTCACCCCGCGTTCGATCACCGGCGGATCGGTCGACAACGGGGCCCTCAACAAGGCCGTGGACATCATCCGTGAGCGGGTCGACGGCCTCGGCGTGGCCGAGGCCGAGGTCCGCCGCGCGGGTGACACCATCGAGATCTCCGTGCCGGGTCGCGGCCGTAACGACGTCGTCGACCTGGTGGGCCAGACCGCTGAGCTGCGCTTCCGGGAGGTCTACGGGTCCGACGTAGCGCAGTCGGCGCCCGCACCGGCCGCCACCGCGACGCCCGCCCCGGGCGCGACACCCGCCCCGACGGCGACGCCGGCGCCGGGTGCGACGCCGGCCCCGGCCGACATCGCACCGGCGCCGACGGGCACCGGCGCGCCCGCCTCGCAGCGGCCCGCCGCGCTCGGGCCTGTCCCGGGCAGCGGCGAGCAGCCCGGTCTGGTGGCCCAGCCCGCCAGCTTCACGAACGGGGCCGGTGGCTCCGGGCCCCGCGTCGAGCTCGCGGCCGCGACCAGCCAGTCCGGCTCGCCCGCGCCGGCCGCCGCGCCCACGCCCAGTGCCCCCGCCGCCACGCAGCCGGCGGCCACCGATCCGGCGGCGGCGACCGACCCGGCCGCGGCGGCGGCCGACCCGAACGCGCCGACGCCGCCCGCCGACGTCGCGACCAAGTTCGCCAACCTCACCTGCTCGGCCACCGGCGTGCGAAGCACCTCGGTGAGCCTGGACCGCCCCGAGGACTGGATCGCCGCCTGCGACCGCAGCGGCACGACCAAGTACCTGCTCATGCCGGCGGCCCTCGTCGGCACGGACGTGTCCACCGCCTCGGCGGGCCTGCTCAGCACCGGCGGAACCTCGAGCGTCACCACCGGCGAGTGGGTCGTCAACGTCGATTTCACCGGCTCGGGCCAGAGCAAGTTCACGAGCCTGACCGAGAAGACGATCGGCAAGCAGGTCGCGATCGTGCTCGACGGCATCGTCCAGTCGGCGCCGCAGACGAACGAGCGGATCGCCGGCTCGGCGCAGATCTCGGGGAGCTTCTCCCAGTCCGACGCCGAGGACCTCGCGAACGTCCTGCGCTTCGGCGCGCTGCCGTTGGCCTTCGAACGCTCGCAGGCCGAGTCGGTCTCCCCGACCCTGGGCCAGGAGTCGCTGCACGGCGGGCTGCTGGCCGGGGCGATCGGGCTCGCCCTGGTGATCCTTTACTCGTTCCTGTACTACCGGGCGCTGGGCATCGTCGTGATCGCCTCGCTGGGGGTCAGCGCGGCGCTCATCTACGCCTCGGTCGTCCTGCTCGGCGACGCGATCGGGTTCACCCTGACGCTGGCCGGCATCGCCGGACTGATCGTGTCGATCGGTGTGACCGCGGACTCGTTCGTCGTCTACTTCGAACGGATCAAGGACGAGGTCCGCGCCGGTCGCAGCGTCCGGACCTCGGTCGAACGGGCCTGGCCGGCGGCCAGGCGCACCATGCTGTCCGCGGACACGGTGTCCTTCCTCGCCGCGGCGGTGCTCTACGTGCTCTCGGTCGGGTCGGTGCGGGGCTTCGCCTTCACTCTCGGCCTGTCGACGCTCATCGACGTCCTGATCATGTTCATCTTCACCCGGCCGCTGGTCACCGCGCTGGTACGGCGACCGTTCTTCAGCACCAGCCGGTTCTCCGGGCTGACGGTGCGCTCAGTCGGCGGTGCCGCCGCGGCGGACCGACCGCGGCTGGCTCGGCGCGTGGACGTGAGCAAGCCCGGCGGCGCCGCCGGGGCCGGGAGCGCGCGCGCCGGCTCCGACACCGAGGGCGGTGACCCGTCGGCCACCGGTGACCTTGACCCTCCGGATCCAGGGCCTCGGCTCGAGGAACCGGGCACGGGGCCGCGGGTGGCGGGCCGGCGCACGGCCGGACAGAGGCGGGAGCACTGA
- the yajC gene encoding preprotein translocase subunit YajC: MQVFAAVTNAADNSGGSSISGLIFPILIVLLIVYFFSTQRRRARAQQQQLSEIVPGTLVLTTAGLYATVVEMDGADVLLEIAPDVVCRFGRSAIARVISAPGQDGDADADDEDTDGHPDADGQSAVHGRANTDGHPDTDPPRPGPGGKSLGGDSGPGAGEAGTGADGTAGNDAGRGAESAGDAARPPRKEL, from the coding sequence GTGCAGGTATTCGCGGCCGTGACGAACGCGGCGGACAACAGTGGCGGCAGCTCCATCAGTGGGCTGATCTTCCCGATACTGATCGTCCTTCTGATCGTCTATTTCTTCTCCACCCAGCGTCGCCGTGCACGCGCGCAACAGCAGCAGCTCTCCGAGATCGTCCCCGGCACGCTGGTCCTGACCACCGCCGGCCTGTACGCGACCGTCGTCGAGATGGACGGCGCCGACGTCCTGCTGGAGATCGCGCCGGACGTCGTCTGCCGTTTCGGCCGGTCCGCGATCGCCCGGGTGATCAGCGCGCCCGGCCAGGACGGCGACGCGGACGCGGACGACGAGGACACCGACGGTCACCCGGACGCCGACGGCCAGTCGGCCGTCCACGGGCGCGCGAACACCGACGGTCACCCGGACACCGACCCGCCCAGGCCAGGCCCGGGCGGGAAGTCCCTCGGCGGCGACTCCGGCCCGGGGGCCGGGGAGGCCGGCACCGGGGCCGACGGAACCGCCGGGAACGACGCCGGTCGTGGTGCCGAGAGCGCGGGCGACGCCGCGCGGCCGCCGCGCAAGGAGTTGTAG
- the ruvB gene encoding Holliday junction branch migration DNA helicase RuvB, with amino-acid sequence MSGEGLVSAAAAPEEQAFEAGLRPKNLDEFVGQRKVREQLSIMLEGARGRGRPPDHVLLSGPPGLGKTSLAMIIAEELGVPLRMTSGPAIERAGDLVAILTALTPGEVLFLDEIHRIARPAEELLYAAMEDFRVDVVLGKGPGATAIPLDLAPFTLVGATTRSGLLTGPLRDRFGFTAHMDFYDAAELALVLTRSARLLGVRLTEGGAAEVAGRSRGTPRIANRLLRRVRDYAEVRADGVVSREVARAALRIYDVDALGLDRLDRAVLDALVRRFGGGPVGLGTLAVAVGEEADTVEDVSEPFLLRAGLLIRTARGRMATPAAFTHLGLEPQADQLGRSQAPAALFGEDSPAS; translated from the coding sequence GTGAGCGGCGAGGGCCTGGTCTCGGCGGCGGCGGCCCCCGAGGAGCAGGCGTTCGAGGCCGGCCTGCGCCCGAAGAACCTGGACGAGTTCGTCGGCCAGCGCAAGGTGCGGGAGCAGCTTTCGATCATGCTCGAGGGGGCCCGCGGCCGTGGCCGCCCGCCCGACCACGTGCTCCTGTCGGGCCCACCCGGGCTGGGCAAGACGAGCCTGGCGATGATCATCGCCGAGGAGCTCGGTGTCCCGCTGCGGATGACCAGCGGCCCGGCGATCGAGCGGGCCGGTGACCTGGTGGCGATCCTGACCGCGCTCACGCCCGGCGAGGTGCTCTTCCTCGACGAGATCCACCGCATCGCCCGCCCCGCCGAGGAGCTGCTGTACGCGGCGATGGAGGACTTCCGCGTCGACGTGGTCCTCGGCAAGGGGCCGGGTGCGACGGCGATCCCGCTCGACCTGGCGCCGTTCACCCTGGTCGGCGCCACGACCCGCTCCGGCCTGCTGACCGGGCCGCTGCGGGACAGGTTCGGCTTCACCGCCCACATGGACTTCTACGACGCCGCCGAGCTGGCGCTGGTGCTGACCCGCTCCGCCCGGCTGCTCGGCGTGCGGCTGACCGAGGGCGGCGCGGCCGAGGTGGCGGGCCGCTCCCGGGGCACCCCGCGGATCGCGAACCGGCTGTTGCGCCGGGTCCGCGACTACGCGGAGGTCCGGGCCGACGGTGTGGTCTCCCGTGAGGTGGCCCGCGCCGCCCTGCGGATCTACGACGTGGACGCCCTCGGCCTGGACCGTCTCGACCGGGCGGTGCTCGACGCGCTGGTCCGCCGGTTCGGCGGCGGGCCGGTGGGGCTGGGCACCCTGGCCGTGGCGGTGGGCGAGGAGGCCGACACGGTCGAGGACGTCTCGGAGCCGTTCCTGCTCCGGGCCGGCCTGCTGATCCGCACGGCCCGGGGGAGGATGGCGACCCCGGCCGCGTTCACCCACCTGGGCCTTGAGCCGCAGGCGGACCAACTCGGCAGGTCACAGGCACCGGCGGCCCTGTTCGGGGAGGACTCCCCGGCGTCCTGA
- the ruvA gene encoding Holliday junction branch migration protein RuvA encodes MIASVSGTVEALSPGSVVVDVGGVGVLVWCTPSTLARLRVGERARLATTLVVRETELTLYGFRDADERDVFEILQGAAGVGPRLAQAVLGVHSPDVIRRAVAEEDLATLTKVPGIGRKSAQRIVLDLRDRLGPPSAAVPSPRVATPLPPAAVDPRLGAAGEQVRDALVGLGYSAKEALDAVVAARAVPPGPADGGTDGTAVARTDGTAGDDGDGDPAALLRASLAVLRPR; translated from the coding sequence GTGATCGCGTCGGTCAGCGGCACGGTGGAGGCGCTCTCGCCCGGCTCGGTGGTCGTCGACGTCGGCGGGGTCGGGGTGCTGGTGTGGTGCACGCCGTCGACGCTGGCCCGGCTGCGGGTGGGGGAGCGCGCGCGGCTGGCGACGACCCTCGTCGTGCGGGAGACCGAGCTGACGCTGTACGGGTTCCGCGACGCCGACGAGCGTGACGTCTTCGAGATCCTGCAGGGCGCGGCCGGGGTGGGCCCCCGGCTCGCCCAGGCCGTGCTCGGCGTGCACAGTCCGGACGTCATCCGTCGGGCCGTCGCGGAGGAGGATCTGGCCACGCTGACCAAGGTGCCGGGCATCGGCCGCAAGAGCGCCCAGCGCATCGTGCTCGACCTTCGGGACAGGCTCGGCCCGCCGTCCGCCGCGGTCCCGTCGCCACGCGTGGCGACGCCGCTGCCGCCCGCCGCCGTCGATCCGCGGCTCGGCGCCGCGGGCGAGCAGGTCCGGGACGCGCTGGTCGGCCTCGGCTACTCCGCGAAGGAGGCCCTGGACGCGGTGGTCGCCGCCCGGGCGGTGCCGCCGGGCCCGGCCGACGGCGGCACCGACGGCACGGCCGTCGCCCGCACCGACGGCACGGCGGGCGACGACGGTGACGGTGACCCCGCGGCGCTGCTGCGGGCCAGCCTCGCCGTGCTGCGGCCGCGATGA
- the ruvC gene encoding crossover junction endodeoxyribonuclease RuvC: MRVLGVDPGLTRCGLGVVDGGPGRRASLVEVGVVRTPASDEVADRLRAVSEGVDEWLDRVRPDAVAVEKVFSQANVRTVMGTAQAGAVAIVAAARRGLPIGLYTPSEVKAAVTGSGRADKAQVGFMVTKLLDLPEAPRPADAADALALALCHLWRGPALARMRAATPARSPGAPGGSGLPGGSGGRR, from the coding sequence GTGCGTGTACTCGGAGTCGACCCGGGGCTGACCCGCTGCGGCCTCGGGGTGGTCGACGGCGGTCCCGGCCGCCGGGCCAGCCTGGTCGAGGTCGGCGTGGTGCGCACGCCCGCCTCGGACGAGGTGGCCGATCGGCTGCGGGCCGTCTCCGAGGGCGTGGACGAGTGGCTGGACCGGGTCCGCCCGGACGCGGTCGCGGTCGAGAAGGTCTTCAGTCAGGCCAACGTGCGCACGGTGATGGGCACCGCCCAGGCCGGCGCGGTGGCCATCGTGGCCGCGGCCCGGCGTGGGCTGCCGATCGGCCTGTACACGCCGAGCGAGGTCAAGGCCGCCGTCACCGGCAGCGGGCGCGCGGACAAGGCCCAGGTGGGGTTCATGGTGACGAAGCTGCTGGATCTTCCGGAGGCCCCGCGCCCGGCGGACGCCGCCGACGCGCTCGCCCTGGCGCTGTGCCACCTGTGGCGCGGGCCGGCGCTGGCCCGGATGCGGGCCGCGACCCCCGCGCGGAGCCCGGGTGCGCCCGGGGGGTCGGGCCTGCCGGGCGGATCGGGTGGCCGGCGGTGA
- a CDS encoding YebC/PmpR family DNA-binding transcriptional regulator, whose protein sequence is MSGHSKWATTKHKKAVVDARRGKLFAKLVKTVEVAAKTGGGDPAGNPTLADAIAKAKSQSVPNDNIDRAIKRGSGELAGGVNYESVTYEAYGPNGVAVLVECLTDNRNRAASDVRVAITRNGGTPADPGSVSYLFNRKGVILIDKTPTLTEDDILLAVLDAGAEEVNDVGEAFEVVSEATDLHAVRVAATEADLTVASADISWLPTVSVPLDAEPARKVLKLVEALEDLDDVQNVWFNADISDDVMELVSS, encoded by the coding sequence ATGAGCGGTCACTCCAAGTGGGCGACCACCAAGCACAAGAAGGCGGTCGTCGACGCCCGCCGCGGCAAGCTGTTCGCCAAGCTGGTCAAGACCGTCGAGGTGGCGGCGAAGACGGGCGGCGGCGACCCGGCGGGGAACCCGACGCTGGCGGACGCGATCGCCAAGGCGAAGTCCCAGTCGGTGCCGAACGACAACATCGACCGGGCCATCAAGCGGGGCTCCGGCGAGCTCGCCGGCGGGGTGAACTACGAGTCGGTCACCTACGAGGCCTACGGGCCGAACGGGGTCGCCGTGCTCGTCGAGTGCCTCACCGACAACCGCAACCGGGCCGCCTCCGACGTCCGGGTCGCGATCACCCGCAACGGCGGCACCCCCGCCGACCCGGGCTCGGTGTCGTACCTGTTCAACCGCAAGGGCGTCATCCTGATCGACAAGACGCCGACCCTCACCGAGGACGACATCCTCCTCGCCGTGCTCGACGCCGGGGCGGAGGAGGTCAACGACGTCGGGGAGGCGTTCGAGGTCGTCTCCGAGGCCACCGACCTGCACGCCGTGCGGGTGGCGGCGACCGAGGCGGACCTGACGGTCGCCTCGGCGGACATCTCCTGGCTGCCCACGGTGAGCGTCCCGCTCGACGCGGAGCCGGCCCGGAAGGTCCTCAAGCTGGTCGAGGCGCTCGAGGATCTCGACGACGTCCAGAACGTCTGGTTCAACGCGGACATCTCCGACGACGTGATGGAACTCGTCTCCAGCTGA
- the pdxT gene encoding pyridoxal 5'-phosphate synthase glutaminase subunit PdxT: MSAPRIGVLALQGDVREHVRALRGAGADAGEVRRAGELAELDGLVLPGGESTTIGRLLRVFDLLEPLRAAVAGGLPVFGSCAGMILLAQDVIDGRPGQPLIGGLDVVVRRNAFGRQVESFETDLLVEGVDGPAVHAVFIRAPWVEKAGDGVEVLARVGDRPVAIRQGPLLATSFHPELTGDIRVHRLFVEIVRSELALKRGRS, translated from the coding sequence GTGAGCGCCCCGCGGATCGGCGTCCTGGCGTTGCAGGGCGATGTGCGCGAGCATGTCCGCGCCCTGCGCGGGGCCGGGGCCGACGCCGGCGAGGTGCGCCGGGCCGGCGAGCTGGCGGAGCTGGACGGCCTGGTTCTGCCCGGTGGTGAGTCCACTACGATCGGGCGGTTGCTGCGCGTGTTCGACCTGCTCGAACCGCTGCGGGCCGCCGTGGCCGGTGGCCTGCCGGTGTTCGGCTCCTGCGCGGGCATGATCCTGCTCGCGCAGGACGTGATCGACGGCCGCCCGGGCCAGCCGCTCATCGGTGGGCTCGACGTGGTCGTCCGGCGTAACGCCTTCGGTCGGCAGGTGGAGTCGTTCGAGACCGACCTGCTGGTCGAGGGCGTGGACGGGCCGGCGGTGCACGCCGTCTTCATCCGGGCACCGTGGGTAGAAAAGGCGGGGGACGGCGTCGAGGTGCTGGCCCGGGTCGGCGACCGGCCGGTCGCGATCCGGCAGGGGCCGCTGCTGGCCACGTCGTTCCATCCTGAACTGACGGGGGACATCCGGGTGCACCGGCTGTTCGTGGAGATCGTCCGATCCGAGCTCGCGCTCAAGAGGGGCAGGTCATGA
- the pdxS gene encoding pyridoxal 5'-phosphate synthase lyase subunit PdxS — protein sequence MMSDGLTAPAPAPGASPSGPVAPADGAERHAGTARVKRGMAEMLKGGVIMDVVTPEQARIAEEAGAVAVMALERVPADIRAQGGVARMSDPDMISGIIEAVSIPVMAKARIGHFVEAQIIQSLGVDYIDESEVLTPADPHHHIDKWNFTVPFVCGATNLGEALRRLSEGAAMIRSKGEAGTGEVSNAVVHMRTIRAEIARLSALPPEELYAAAKELRAPVELVTEVARLGRLPVVLFTAGGIATPADAALMMQLGADGVFVGSGIFKSGDPARRARAIVEATTMYNDPGVLAKVSRGLGEAMVGINVGELRPEARFADRGW from the coding sequence ATGATGTCCGACGGCCTGACCGCCCCCGCCCCCGCCCCGGGCGCTTCGCCATCCGGCCCCGTCGCGCCGGCGGACGGCGCGGAGCGGCACGCCGGCACCGCCCGGGTCAAGCGCGGCATGGCGGAGATGCTCAAGGGCGGCGTCATCATGGACGTCGTCACCCCCGAGCAGGCCCGCATCGCCGAGGAGGCGGGCGCCGTCGCGGTCATGGCGCTGGAGCGGGTGCCCGCGGACATCCGGGCACAGGGCGGCGTGGCGCGGATGAGCGACCCCGACATGATCTCCGGGATCATCGAGGCGGTCTCGATCCCGGTCATGGCCAAGGCCCGGATCGGGCACTTCGTCGAGGCGCAGATCATCCAGTCGCTGGGTGTGGACTACATCGACGAGTCCGAGGTCCTCACCCCGGCGGACCCGCACCACCACATCGACAAGTGGAACTTCACGGTTCCCTTCGTCTGCGGGGCCACGAACCTGGGTGAGGCGCTGCGGCGGCTCTCCGAGGGCGCCGCGATGATCCGCTCGAAGGGTGAGGCCGGCACCGGCGAGGTCTCCAACGCCGTGGTGCACATGCGCACGATCCGCGCGGAGATCGCCCGGCTCTCGGCGCTGCCGCCCGAGGAGCTCTACGCCGCGGCCAAGGAGCTGCGCGCGCCGGTGGAGCTGGTCACCGAGGTCGCCCGGCTGGGCCGGTTGCCGGTCGTGCTGTTCACCGCCGGCGGCATCGCCACCCCGGCGGACGCGGCGCTGATGATGCAGCTCGGCGCGGACGGCGTGTTCGTCGGCTCGGGCATCTTCAAGTCCGGCGACCCGGCGCGGCGCGCCCGGGCGATCGTCGAGGCCACGACCATGTACAACGACCCCGGCGTGCTGGCCAAGGTGTCGCGCGGCCTCGGTGAGGCCATGGTCGGCATCAACGTCGGCGAGCTTCGGCCCGAGGCGCGCTTCGCCGACCGCGGCTGGTGA